A stretch of the Salarias fasciatus chromosome 3, fSalaFa1.1, whole genome shotgun sequence genome encodes the following:
- the ovol1a gene encoding putative transcription factor Ovo-like 1a: MPRAFLVKKANVSPGKRNWSELPDNERGDVYIPVSIFPRSVLTMEAEASPAETSPLCLAKRSVADAQTHAELPSSTVLGRPRDPAGSSEERSEVRRRSQGDSTYIRSKIKVTTGELPPAPTAHPPPLPLSLPLPLPPTSPPMVTHSAVMQVAPAAATTPSTRERVSMVTRSSGQSSSSGTFVCQVCQKTFQHQRMLNRHVKCHNETKRHLCSFCGKGFNDTFDLKRHVRTHTGVRPYKCTLCDKAFTQRCSLESHMKKIHSVTLKYAYKERRNKLYVCEECGHTAATQDELLLHLHALHPDSALLKGKAARRGSSAPGSPRGADSDDTTGSAGQ, from the exons TCTCCATCTTCCCGCGCTCCGTCCTGACCATGGAGGCGGAGGCCAGCCCGGCCGAGACCTCGCCGCTCTGCCTTGCCAAGCGCTCCGTGGCCGACGCGCAGACGCACGCCGAGCTGCCGTCCAGCACCGTGCTGGGCCGGCCCCGCGACCCGGCCGGCTCGTCCgaggagaggtcagaggtcaggaggcgGTCGCAGGGCGACTCCACGTACATCCGCTCCAAGATCAAG GTGACCACGGGAGAGTTACCCCCCGCCCCCACtgctcaccctcctcctcttcctctttctcttcctcttcctcttcctcccacttcTCCGCCCATGGTGACGCATAGCGCCGTGATGCAGGTCGCCCCGGCGGCTGCCACCACTCCCTCCACACGGGAGAGGGTCTCCATGGTAACCAGGTCATCGGGTCAGAGCTCATCCTCGGGAACGTTCGTCTGTCAG GTCTGCCAGAAGACGTTCCAGCACCAGCGGATGCTCAACAGACACGTCAAGTGTCACAACGAGACCAAGAGGCACCTGTGCAGCTTCTGCGGGAAAGGCTTCAACGACACCTTCGACCTGAAGAgacacgtacgcacacacacag GCGTGCGTCCCTACAAGTGCACGCTGTGCGACAAGGCGTTCACGCAGCGCTGCTCGCTGGAGTCCCACATGAAGAAGATCCACAGCGTCACGCTCAAGTACGCCTACAAGGAGCGCCGCAACAAGCTGTACGTGTGCGAGGAGTGCGGCCACACGGCCGCCACGCaggacgagctgctgctgcacctgcacGCGCTGCACCCCGACAGTGCCCTGCTCAAGGGCAAGGCAGCCCGGAGGGGGTCCTCCGCGCCGGGCTCGCCGAGGGGCGCCGACAGCGACGACACCACCGGCTCCGCCGGGCAGTAG
- the mus81 gene encoding structure-specific endonuclease subunit MUS81 → MPASEPVRLGRKRVLPRCPNPLFLRWLTELRDEAREKGLKIQYTYQKAICSLNKYPLPLQNAREAKILQNFGDGICKLLDQKLEKFYRENGSDAPIHSLPEGAPPAGPEAPPTKMKAARADGKAGGGGGRKRRPYVPQKGSGGYAVLLTLYRHSQIPGAKGFMFKLELQSEAQRLCDKSFTVPDPGSKYTAWSSVSTLIQKNLLVKTHNPARFSLTDEGLALAERLESAEQDSRKEEEEEEEEEEEGGGPGVVDLTWSDDDKEEGRTPSPTAGLSELCDRGASGNPAAHRLLPGSYDIVLCVDFIETTGGSSHRKQELVKELQRNGVAFDVRKLNVGDFLWVAREKVAPLPGQLRAPDRTELVLDYIVERKRMDDLCGSIIDGRFREQKFRLKRCGLRRPVYLVEECGSAASHLSLPESTLQQAIVNTQVVDGFFVKRVQDVRESAAYLTIMTRHLTKLYQNRTLTCRSRELQGDAHATGEVGTPCCSLMSFAEFNHGAVKNKCQTVREVFARQLMQISGLSGDKAAAILQQYSTPSSLLGAYQRCSSESEKEKLLSSIRYGKLKRNLGPALSRTVYQLYCTQGALS, encoded by the exons ATGCCCGCCTCGGAGCCGGTCCGCCTGGGTCGCAAACGCGTCCTGCCCCGCTGCCCCAACCCGCTGTTCCTCCGCTGGCTCACCGAGCTCCGGGACGAGGCGAGGGAGAAGGGCCTGAAGATCCAGTACACCTATCAGAAG GCGATCTGCTCTCTGAATAAATATCCGCTCCCGCTGCAAAACGCCAGAGAAGCAAAGATCCTGCAGAACTTTGGAGACGGGATCTGTAAACTCCTGGACCAGAAACTGGAGAAGTTCTACCGAGAGAATG GCTCGGACGCCCCCATCCACTCCCTCCCCGaaggagcgccccctgctggccctgaagctccgcccacaaaG ATGAAGGCTGCAAGGGCTGATGggaaagctggaggaggaggggggaggaagaggaggccgtATGTTCCTCAGAAGGGATCCGGCGGATACGCCGTCCTGCTGACGCTCTACAGACACTCacag ATCCCGGGAGCTAAAGGCTTCATGTTcaagctggagctgcagtcagaGGCTCAGCGTCTCTGCGATAAGTCCTTCACCGTG CCCGACCCGGGCAGCAAGTACACCGCCTGGTCGTCGGTCAGCACGCTGATCCAGAAGAACCTGCTGGTCAAGACCCACAATCCCGCCAG GTTCAGTCTGACGGATGAAGGCCTGGCGTTGGCTGAACGGCTGGAatcagcagagcaggacagcaggaaggaggaagaggaggaggaggaggaggaagaggagggaggcggtCCTGGAGTGGTCGACCTCACATGGAGCGACGACGACAAGGAGGAAGGCAGGACGCC GTCGCCGACCGCCGGTTTGAGTGAGTTGTGTGACCGCGGCGCCTCCGGCAACCCGGCGGCCCACCGGCTCCTTCCCGGAAGCTACGACATCGTTCTGTGTGTGGACTTCATCGAGACCACGGG GGGCAGCAGCCACCGGAAGCAGGAGCTGGtcaaggagctgcagaggaacggCGTCGCCTTCGATGTCCGCAAACTCAACGTGGGAGACTTCCTGTGGGTGGCTCGGGAGAAGGTCGCTCCGCTTCCAG GTCAGCTGCGAGCGCCCGACAGGACGGAGCTGGTTCTGGACTACAtcgtggagaggaagaggatggacGACCTGTGCGGCAGCATCATCGACGGACGCTTCAGGGAGCAGAAG TTTCGTCTGAAACGCTGCGGCCTCCGCCGGCCCGTCTACCTGGTGGAGGAGTGCGGCTCGGCCGCCTCTCACCTGAGTTTACCTGAATCCACGCTGCAGCAGGCCATCGTCAACACGCAG GTGGTGGACGGTTTCTTCGTGAAGAGAGTTCAGGACGTGAGGGAGTCGGCGGCGTACCTCACCATCATGACCCGCCACCTGACCAAACTCTACCAG AACCGGACGCTGACGTGTCGCTCCAGAGAGCTGCAGGGCGACGCCCACGCCACCGGCGAGGTGGGGACGCCCTGCTGCTCGCTCATGTCCTTCGCAGAGTTCAACCACGGCGCCGTGAAGAACAAG tgtcaGACAGTGAGGGAGGTGTTCGCCCGGCAGCTCATGCAGATCAGCGGTCTGTCCGGAGACAaggcggcggccatcttgcagCAGTACAGCACGCCCAGCAG TCTGCTCGGCGCCTACCAGCGGTGTTCCAGCGAGTCCGAGAAGGAGAAACTTCTGTCGTCCATCCGGTACGGGAAGCTCAAAAG AAACTTGGGTCCAGCTCTGAGCCGAACCGTGTACCAGCTGTACTGCACACAGGGGGCGCTCTCGTGA
- the tmem185 gene encoding transmembrane protein 185-like, protein MNLRGLFQDFNPSKFLIYSCLLLFSVLLSLRLDGVIQWSYWAVFTPIWLWKLLVIIGASVGTGVWAHNPQYRAEGETCVEFKAMLIAVGLHVLLLMFEVLVCDRVARGNYFWLLVFMPLFFVSPVSVAACVWGFRHDRSLELEVLCSVNILQFIFIALRLDKIIIWPWLVVCVPLWILMSFLCLVVLYYIIWSVLFLRSIDIIAEQRRTHITMAISWMTIVVPLLTFEILLVHKLDNHNELSYVCVFVPLWLSLLTLMATTFGQKGGNHWWFGIRKDFCHFLLELLPFLREYGNVSYDLQRSEDPEAADDLPVPEPPPKIAPMFHKKTGVVITQSPGKYFVPPPKLCIDMPD, encoded by the exons ATGAATCTAAGAGGACTCTTCCAGGACTTCAACCCCAG TAAGTTCCTGATCTACTCGTGCCTGCTGCTGTTCTCCGTGCTGCTGTCCCTGCGGCTGGATGGAGTCATCCAGTGGAGCTACTGGGCCGTCTTCACCCCCATATGGCTGTGGAAGCTGCTGGTCATCATCGGCGCCTCGGTGGGCACCGGCGTGTGGGCCCACAACCCTCAGTACAG GGCTGAGGGGGAAACCTGCGTGGAGTTCAAGGCCATGCTGATCGCCGTGGGACTCcacgtcctgctgctgatgttcgAGGTGCTGGTGTGCGACCGCGTGGCCCGGGGGAACTACTTCTGGCTGCTCGTCTTCATGCCGCTCTTCTTCGTGTCACCCGTCTCCGTGGCGGCGTGCGTCTGGGGCTTCCGGCACGACCGCTCCCTTGAG CTGGAGGTGTTGTGTTCGGTGAACATCCTGCAGTTCATCTTCATCGCTCTGAGGCTGGACAAGATCATCATCTGGCCCTGGCTG GTGGTGTGCGTCCCGCTGTGGATCCTCATGTCCTTCCTGTGTCTGGTGGTCCTCTACTACATCATCTGGTCGGTCCTCTTCCTGCGCTCCATCGACATCATCGCCGAGCAGCGCCGCACTCACATCACCATGGCGATCAGCTGGATGACCATCGTGGTGCCGCTCCTCACCTTCGAG ATCCTGCTGGTGCACAAGCTGGACAACCACAACGAGCTGagctacgtgtgtgtgttcgttcctCTGTGGCTGTCTCTGCTCACGCTCATGGCCACAACGTTCGGCCAGAAGGGAGGAAACCACT GGTGGTTCGGGATCCGTAAAGACTTCTGCCACTTCCTGTTGGAGCTCCTCCCCTTCCTGCGAGAGTACGGCAACGTGTCGTATGACCTGCAGCGCAGCGAGGACCCCGAGGCGGCCGACGACCTACCCGTGCCCGAGCCGCCGCCCAAGATCGCGCCCATGTTCCACAAGAAGACGGGCGTGGTGATCACCCAGAGCCCCGGGAAGTACTTCGTCCCTCCGCCCAAGCTCTGCATCGACATGCCGGACTAG